A window from Enterocloster bolteae encodes these proteins:
- a CDS encoding DMT family transporter has product MNHNRTAAGHLAAFVTILIWGTTFISTKVLLRTFSPVEILFIRFVMGYLALWLACPRSLRLTSARQEGLYAAAGFCGVTMYYLLENIALTYTLASNVGVIISIAPFFTAILGWMFLGGERPRFRFFAGFLLAMAGISLISFGNGAALSLNPTGDLLAVAAAVIWAVYSTLTKKISALGHGTVQSTRRTFFYGILFMVPALAFMDFYVTPAQFTDMKNILNLLFLGLGASALCFVTWNTGVKILGPVKTSVYIYMVPVITTLTSALILKEPVTIPAALGIIMTLAGLFLSEQKTTKKGEPKIWTTKMKNV; this is encoded by the coding sequence ATGAATCATAACCGTACCGCCGCAGGCCATCTGGCCGCATTTGTCACCATCCTCATATGGGGAACCACCTTCATATCCACCAAAGTCCTGCTTCGGACATTCAGCCCTGTGGAAATCCTGTTCATCCGGTTTGTCATGGGATATCTGGCGCTGTGGCTGGCCTGCCCCCGTTCCCTGCGCCTTACATCCGCCCGGCAGGAGGGACTCTATGCAGCGGCGGGGTTCTGCGGTGTTACCATGTACTATCTCCTGGAAAACATCGCCCTCACCTATACCCTGGCATCCAACGTGGGCGTCATCATCTCCATTGCACCTTTCTTTACTGCCATCTTGGGCTGGATGTTCCTGGGAGGAGAGAGACCACGCTTCCGGTTCTTTGCCGGATTTCTGCTGGCCATGGCAGGCATCAGCCTGATTAGCTTTGGCAATGGGGCCGCTTTATCCCTTAACCCCACAGGAGATTTATTGGCCGTGGCTGCCGCAGTCATATGGGCCGTGTATTCCACCCTAACAAAAAAAATCAGCGCATTGGGCCACGGCACTGTCCAGAGTACCAGAAGGACCTTTTTTTACGGAATTCTGTTTATGGTGCCGGCTTTGGCCTTCATGGACTTTTACGTGACACCGGCTCAGTTTACTGACATGAAAAATATCCTGAATCTTTTATTCCTGGGGCTGGGCGCATCTGCACTGTGCTTCGTGACATGGAACACAGGCGTAAAGATACTGGGCCCCGTAAAGACCAGCGTATACATCTATATGGTGCCGGTTATCACCACCCTGACTTCGGCCCTTATATTAAAAGAACCGGTAACAATACCGGCTGCATTGGGAATTATCATGACACTGGCCGGATTGTTTTTATCCGAACAGAAAACCACGAAAAAAGGAGAACCAAAGATATGGACCACCAAAATGAAAAATGTGTAA
- a CDS encoding DUF2000 domain-containing protein, which translates to MDHQNEKCVMVIDEELPTGIIANTAGIMGITLGKKLPETVGPDVSDRNGRSHLGIIAIPVPILKASKEKLKELRLKLYEPSFSELTVVDFSNVAQSCNDYDEFASKAAQTDGDSFQYFGVGICGAKKLVNKLTGNLPLLR; encoded by the coding sequence ATGGACCACCAAAATGAAAAATGTGTAATGGTAATCGACGAGGAGCTGCCCACCGGCATCATAGCCAATACAGCCGGGATCATGGGAATCACCCTGGGAAAAAAACTCCCCGAAACAGTGGGGCCGGATGTATCCGACCGGAACGGAAGGTCCCATCTGGGCATTATCGCGATTCCGGTTCCCATTCTGAAGGCAAGTAAGGAAAAATTAAAAGAGCTGAGGCTTAAGCTTTATGAACCCAGCTTTTCAGAGCTGACAGTAGTGGATTTTTCCAATGTGGCGCAGAGCTGCAATGACTACGACGAATTCGCATCAAAAGCCGCCCAGACAGACGGCGACAGCTTCCAGTACTTTGGGGTGGGCATCTGCGGCGCCAAAAAATTGGTTAATAAACTGACCGGAAACCTGCCGCTGTTGCGATAG
- a CDS encoding glycoside hydrolase family 3 protein has product MNKASANIRFYKNENGPVIGVTVRPVIEKDGLYFRDLTGDGRLAPYKDWRNTPAVRAASLAAELSADEKIGMLFVNSWKMGIYQEDRTKVDESGLLNEEIVEQDESIFNVEKTYGTTYTLKEMGIRHFILRQNPGPGELADWINQLNMVAEGTGHALPVMVLSNSRNEHGEIVFGMNDAAGVFAAWPGTLGIAAAVRGSGPELIDSFAECIRREWDAVGMKKGYMYMADVMTDPRWQRSYGTFGEDPGTVCTIMERLIPGIQGSSRGVTRDGVAVTIKHFPGGGARENGFDPHYVQGQWNVYQTEDSLRTYHLPAFRTAIEKKASSIMPYYAKPSAAKSRPQYGPGGDVMEMEPVGFAFNRSFIQGLLREQMGFEGYVNSDSGISNKMAWGVEELDVPSRIALAVNTGVDIISGSLDVFSAREAYERGRNGYYTAQGHPVPQGYRAGDLVLTDEALTRAVTRTLKEKFELGMFDNPYRDPETAKQVVATKKHWEDAYRVHQQSVVLLKNKEGLIPLDREKTAGRKVYVECFGCEAEAAARETDAVRTSFAGRFQAELTEDYREADFAILFIRPSSGEYFHSTKGYLELDICENKQVRDVDSQGRPADSFHQETTLLGAGRIREIYESLHSRGGKVISNINFTLAWEVGNVEPCADALLAGFDTYTDAVLDVIMGRCAPTGRMPITLPRNDSVIRVDRDGICISRNDVPGYHKDKYMPESMKDENGKAYAYRDSEGNYYELDFGLTLE; this is encoded by the coding sequence ATGAATAAGGCATCAGCTAACATTCGTTTTTATAAAAATGAAAACGGTCCTGTCATCGGAGTTACCGTAAGGCCGGTAATTGAAAAAGACGGGCTGTATTTCAGGGACCTGACAGGGGATGGGAGGCTGGCTCCCTATAAGGATTGGCGCAACACTCCCGCCGTGAGGGCGGCTTCCCTGGCGGCAGAGTTATCTGCTGACGAGAAAATCGGCATGCTGTTCGTCAATTCCTGGAAAATGGGAATTTACCAGGAGGACAGGACAAAGGTGGATGAAAGCGGTCTTCTCAACGAGGAAATTGTGGAGCAGGACGAGTCTATCTTTAATGTGGAAAAGACTTACGGAACCACATACACATTAAAAGAAATGGGTATACGTCATTTCATCCTGCGTCAGAATCCGGGGCCGGGAGAGCTGGCGGACTGGATTAACCAGCTTAACATGGTGGCAGAGGGAACCGGCCATGCCCTGCCTGTGATGGTCCTTTCCAATTCCCGGAATGAGCACGGGGAAATTGTGTTCGGCATGAACGATGCGGCAGGCGTGTTTGCCGCCTGGCCCGGGACCTTGGGAATCGCGGCAGCTGTCAGGGGCAGCGGACCGGAACTCATAGACAGCTTTGCAGAGTGTATCCGGAGGGAATGGGATGCAGTGGGAATGAAGAAGGGGTATATGTATATGGCCGATGTCATGACAGACCCCAGATGGCAGAGATCCTATGGAACCTTTGGTGAGGATCCGGGGACTGTGTGCACCATCATGGAGCGTCTGATTCCCGGCATACAGGGGAGCAGCCGGGGCGTGACAAGAGACGGAGTCGCTGTCACCATCAAGCATTTCCCGGGAGGCGGAGCCAGGGAAAACGGATTCGACCCCCATTATGTCCAGGGACAGTGGAATGTGTACCAGACAGAGGACAGCCTGCGCACATACCATCTGCCCGCCTTCCGCACAGCCATAGAGAAAAAGGCTTCCTCCATTATGCCATATTACGCTAAACCGTCAGCTGCCAAGAGCAGGCCCCAGTATGGTCCGGGCGGAGATGTCATGGAGATGGAGCCGGTAGGGTTTGCGTTTAACAGGTCTTTCATACAGGGGCTTCTGCGGGAACAGATGGGATTTGAGGGATATGTGAACAGCGACTCCGGCATCTCCAACAAGATGGCCTGGGGGGTGGAGGAGCTGGATGTGCCTTCCAGAATCGCGCTGGCTGTCAATACCGGAGTGGATATCATCAGCGGGTCCTTGGATGTATTTTCCGCCAGGGAAGCATATGAGCGCGGCAGGAACGGATATTACACGGCCCAGGGCCATCCGGTGCCCCAGGGGTACCGGGCCGGTGATCTGGTGCTGACCGATGAGGCTCTGACAAGGGCGGTGACCAGGACCCTGAAGGAAAAGTTTGAACTGGGCATGTTCGACAACCCATACCGTGACCCTGAGACAGCAAAGCAGGTGGTAGCCACAAAGAAACACTGGGAGGACGCTTACCGGGTGCATCAGCAGTCCGTGGTGCTCTTAAAAAACAAAGAGGGCCTGATTCCCCTGGATAGGGAGAAGACAGCAGGCAGAAAGGTATATGTGGAATGCTTTGGCTGCGAAGCGGAGGCTGCAGCCAGGGAAACGGACGCGGTCAGAACGTCCTTTGCAGGAAGGTTTCAGGCGGAGCTGACAGAGGATTACAGGGAAGCTGATTTCGCTATTCTGTTTATCCGTCCAAGCTCAGGCGAATACTTCCATTCCACCAAGGGGTATCTGGAACTGGATATCTGTGAGAACAAGCAGGTGCGGGATGTGGACAGCCAGGGCCGCCCGGCTGATTCCTTCCACCAGGAGACCACTCTGCTGGGGGCAGGGAGAATCCGGGAAATTTACGAGTCCCTTCACAGCAGGGGGGGAAAGGTGATTTCCAATATTAATTTCACCCTGGCCTGGGAAGTGGGGAACGTGGAACCCTGTGCGGACGCCCTTCTGGCAGGATTTGACACCTATACGGACGCGGTTTTGGACGTCATCATGGGAAGGTGTGCGCCCACGGGCAGGATGCCCATTACCCTTCCAAGGAACGACAGCGTTATCCGGGTGGACCGGGACGGCATATGCATATCCCGCAACGACGTGCCTGGGTACCACAAGGACAAATACATGCCGGAGTCCATGAAGGATGAAAATGGAAAGGCTTATGCCTACCGGGACAGCGAGGGGAATTACTATGAGCTGGACTTTGGACTGACGCTGGAATAG
- a CDS encoding MFS transporter, with protein sequence MEKNKSVVKQYNNAKLWQIGFFSLNNCATNIAMFLMMQYSYFTQNVLGLAAAIVGLIATGTRIFDAVTDPLVGFLVDRTNGRFGKFRPYMLVGNIIIWCSLIVIFNTPSGWGISRKYMFTTVFYVIYIIGYTCQTVVTKAGQAVLTNNPKQRPIFAGFDSVLTQMASALVPMLITTILAEKYSVGEFAGENGKGLGMINPAMWKEAAVILAVISFVFTILAIIGISAKDRPEFFGQAGSQPKVKFRDYKDIVMHNRPIQMLIISAATDKLGQLLMSGTMTYLFANMLLNSSLQGVFSSILIAPLVAISIGGVFVSRRFGLKRTFLVGTWGSMIMLAIMFVVGPDPKVPAIFLGMFLVQKCLASMGNSGIIPMIADCTDYEMYRSGRFVPGMMGTMFSFIDKIISSFSAMIQGFALTLAGVGNVVIKPNEPVNSTFNMAIMVCFCIVPILGHIATIIAMRWYYLDKVKMAEIQDELENRKEALAGKGTRPDGAEEAAAGAVS encoded by the coding sequence ATGGAGAAGAATAAAAGTGTTGTAAAACAGTATAACAACGCGAAATTATGGCAGATTGGGTTCTTTTCACTGAATAACTGCGCCACCAATATCGCCATGTTCCTGATGATGCAGTATTCGTACTTTACTCAGAATGTCCTTGGGCTGGCTGCTGCCATTGTGGGCCTGATTGCCACGGGAACCCGTATTTTTGACGCTGTTACGGACCCGCTGGTGGGATTTTTAGTGGACCGGACCAACGGCCGCTTCGGCAAGTTCAGGCCTTACATGCTTGTGGGCAATATCATTATCTGGTGCAGCCTGATTGTGATTTTCAATACGCCGTCCGGTTGGGGAATTTCCAGGAAATATATGTTTACCACGGTATTTTATGTTATCTATATTATCGGCTATACCTGTCAGACCGTTGTCACCAAGGCAGGCCAGGCCGTGCTTACCAATAATCCCAAACAGCGTCCCATATTTGCCGGGTTTGACAGTGTACTGACCCAGATGGCCAGCGCTCTTGTGCCCATGCTCATCACCACCATACTGGCTGAAAAATATTCGGTGGGGGAATTTGCGGGTGAGAACGGAAAGGGCCTGGGTATGATAAATCCTGCCATGTGGAAGGAAGCGGCTGTCATTCTTGCGGTGATATCCTTTGTGTTTACCATCCTTGCCATCATCGGAATCAGCGCAAAGGACCGGCCTGAATTCTTTGGCCAGGCAGGTTCCCAGCCAAAGGTAAAGTTCAGGGATTACAAGGATATCGTCATGCACAACCGTCCCATTCAGATGCTGATTATCTCTGCTGCAACGGATAAACTGGGGCAGCTGCTCATGAGCGGCACCATGACATACCTGTTTGCCAATATGCTGCTGAATTCCAGTCTTCAGGGTGTATTTTCAAGTATCCTCATCGCGCCGTTAGTAGCCATTTCCATCGGCGGTGTGTTTGTGTCCAGGAGGTTTGGCCTTAAGCGCACCTTCCTTGTGGGAACATGGGGATCCATGATTATGCTGGCCATTATGTTTGTGGTTGGACCTGACCCCAAAGTGCCGGCCATATTCCTGGGAATGTTCCTGGTGCAGAAATGTCTGGCCAGCATGGGAAACTCAGGTATCATTCCCATGATTGCCGATTGTACGGATTATGAAATGTACCGCAGCGGCCGTTTTGTACCCGGAATGATGGGGACTATGTTCTCCTTTATTGATAAAATCATATCCTCCTTTTCCGCCATGATTCAGGGATTTGCCCTGACGTTGGCAGGGGTGGGAAATGTGGTGATAAAGCCCAATGAACCTGTAAACTCCACCTTTAACATGGCCATTATGGTATGTTTCTGCATCGTGCCTATCCTGGGCCATATTGCCACAATCATAGCCATGCGCTGGTACTATCTGGATAAGGTGAAAATGGCTGAAATCCAGGACGAGCTGGAAAACAGGAAGGAAGCACTGGCCGGAAAGGGAACCCGCCCGGACGGCGCTGAGGAAGCAGCTGCCGGAGCAGTGTCATAA
- a CDS encoding AraC family ligand binding domain-containing protein, whose amino-acid sequence MIQEQEQRRVYYDKDLKIEAYNLSGVVQKFPNHFHEYYVIGFVEGGKRHLWSRNKEYDVSAGDLILFNPRDNHYCAPIDGEPLDYRAVNIDPSVMEQAVREITGREFTPRFTRNVVYRSDITQSVSALYGAILRRATRLEKEEALFFLLEQVLQEYAAPFKEEDISRPDDRIQNLCTYMEDHFSENISLDELLSMTTFGKSYLLRSFTKQVGVSPYRYLQTIRLDKAKKFLEQGMPPVEAAAMAGFSDQSHFTNFFKEFIGLTPRQYQKIFLSEPDEEQKEHYHES is encoded by the coding sequence ATGATACAGGAGCAGGAACAGCGCCGGGTCTATTATGATAAAGACCTTAAAATAGAAGCCTACAATCTGAGCGGGGTTGTACAGAAATTCCCCAATCATTTCCATGAATATTACGTCATAGGCTTTGTGGAGGGCGGAAAAAGACATCTCTGGAGCCGTAACAAAGAGTATGATGTCAGCGCCGGGGATTTGATTCTCTTTAATCCCAGGGACAACCATTACTGCGCGCCCATAGACGGGGAACCGTTGGACTACCGTGCGGTCAACATCGATCCCTCTGTCATGGAGCAGGCGGTAAGGGAAATCACAGGCCGGGAATTTACGCCCCGCTTTACCCGGAATGTGGTGTACCGCAGCGACATAACCCAGTCCGTATCCGCCCTGTACGGAGCCATATTGCGGCGGGCCACAAGGCTTGAAAAAGAAGAAGCCCTGTTCTTTCTTCTGGAGCAGGTGCTCCAGGAATATGCCGCCCCATTTAAGGAAGAGGATATATCCAGGCCCGATGACCGGATCCAAAACCTGTGCACCTACATGGAGGACCATTTTTCAGAAAATATAAGCCTGGATGAGCTGCTGTCCATGACCACCTTTGGAAAATCCTATCTGCTGCGCTCTTTTACAAAGCAGGTGGGCGTTTCTCCCTACCGATACCTCCAGACGATCCGCCTGGACAAGGCCAAAAAATTCCTTGAACAGGGCATGCCTCCTGTGGAAGCAGCGGCCATGGCCGGATTTTCAGACCAGAGCCATTTCACCAACTTCTTTAAGGAGTTTATCGGGCTCACACCCAGACAGTATCAGAAAATATTCTTATCAGAACCTGATGAAGAACAAAAGGAGCATTATCATGAATCATAA
- a CDS encoding DNA-deoxyinosine glycosylase produces MPFVSLIIPVYNAEKYLRRCLNSAMEQTFQDMEIIVVNDGSQDTSLEICREYEKMDRRFRVINKENTGVSDSRNQAIETARGEYLQFMDSDDWLTPDATESFVHAARKFDCDLVVSDFYRVDGAVFTEKQHIRERGLLTRAQYAEYMMREPADFYYGVLWNKLYRRSIVQEHQLKMDEDLRWCEDFLFNLNFIRYAGRFTAIQTPVYYYMKRKGSLVSTDWKKANTVKLKLRLLKDYKELYQSMDLYEENKLKINAFAVSIAKDGGIGAPMSRLRKKLSEEDYIEDELPAGYTRVCHTLGPIYDEASRILILGSFPSVKSREQNFYYGHPQNRFWKLMARLFEEPVPETTEDKKGLLMRHHIALWDVVAACDIKGSSDRSIRNVIPTDLNRILRTARIETILANGDTAFQLYRKYCRETTGREAVKCPSTSPANAFFTLDRLAEAWGRELF; encoded by the coding sequence ATGCCTTTTGTTTCACTTATCATACCTGTCTACAATGCGGAAAAATATCTGCGGCGCTGTCTGAACAGCGCCATGGAACAGACCTTCCAGGACATGGAAATAATCGTAGTAAATGACGGAAGCCAGGATACCAGCCTGGAAATCTGCCGGGAATATGAAAAAATGGACCGCCGCTTCCGCGTCATCAACAAAGAAAATACCGGGGTATCGGACAGCCGCAACCAGGCCATAGAGACAGCCAGAGGCGAATACCTGCAGTTCATGGACAGTGACGACTGGCTGACCCCGGATGCCACGGAAAGCTTTGTCCATGCGGCCAGGAAATTCGACTGCGACCTGGTGGTTTCAGACTTTTACCGTGTAGACGGGGCTGTGTTTACGGAAAAGCAGCACATACGTGAACGGGGTCTTCTTACCAGGGCCCAGTATGCGGAATATATGATGCGGGAACCGGCTGACTTTTATTACGGCGTACTGTGGAATAAACTGTACCGCCGCAGCATTGTGCAGGAGCATCAGCTAAAGATGGATGAGGATCTGCGCTGGTGCGAGGATTTTTTATTTAACCTGAACTTCATCCGGTACGCCGGGCGGTTCACGGCCATCCAGACTCCTGTTTACTACTATATGAAACGGAAGGGCAGCCTGGTGAGCACGGACTGGAAAAAGGCCAATACGGTAAAGCTGAAGCTCCGTCTCCTTAAGGATTATAAAGAATTGTACCAGAGCATGGACCTTTATGAAGAAAACAAGCTGAAGATCAACGCCTTTGCCGTATCCATTGCTAAAGACGGTGGAATCGGAGCCCCCATGAGCCGGCTCAGGAAAAAGCTGAGCGAGGAGGATTACATTGAAGATGAGCTTCCGGCAGGCTACACCCGGGTATGCCACACGCTGGGTCCCATTTACGATGAGGCATCCCGCATACTGATACTTGGAAGCTTCCCCTCGGTAAAATCCAGGGAACAGAATTTTTACTACGGCCATCCCCAGAACCGCTTCTGGAAACTGATGGCCCGCCTGTTTGAAGAACCTGTGCCGGAGACCACGGAGGATAAAAAGGGACTGCTGATGCGCCATCATATCGCGCTCTGGGACGTGGTGGCTGCCTGTGACATCAAGGGCTCCAGCGACCGGAGCATCCGCAATGTGATACCCACGGACCTAAACCGGATTCTCCGCACAGCCCGCATCGAAACAATCCTTGCCAACGGCGACACGGCCTTTCAGCTCTACCGCAAATACTGCCGGGAAACAACAGGAAGGGAAGCCGTCAAATGTCCATCCACCAGCCCTGCCAATGCATTTTTCACCCTGGACCGCCTGGCCGAGGCGTGGGGCCGGGAGCTGTTCTGA
- a CDS encoding endonuclease MutS2 — protein sequence MNGTFEAYKTVAFDIIREQLADLANSAEAREMARGLVPCMEEGELRRSMRDTTQARQMLELAGTPPMPAMEHTAEFVARSVRGELLTPEEMEEIGMFLAAVRRVRSYLDKGMSYGIPLSCYGENLRLMTELKEEIEGAIRHGRVDDRASNTLRDIRRDLQLLEEKIKDKAEALLKSQKKFMAESFLVTRNGRLCLPVKKEYKSKIPGSTIDRSSSGSTVFIEPETIARMQDEIEGLRIEEDCEERRILYTLMDRIAMEEDGFKENLALLAKLDFVFAKGKLSAQMDAREPAVNTQGIICLKEARHPLLPGDSNVPLDFKLGGETRGMVITGPNTGGKTVAIKTVGLFVLMACSGLHLPCREADIAMRNLVLCDIGDGQDILDNLSTFSAHITNVLEILKRATGESLVILDELGSGTDPAEGMGIAIAILEQLRLRGCLYLVTTHYPEVKTYAGRHAELISARMAFDRENLRPLYRLEMGKTGDSCALYIAKRLGMPEDMIRTAASEAYGDGGELEKPLEKTREKTLYKTREKPQERSQEKPLEKSPGRQWPGGLERILVPCIVPIKRKPAAAGPEEGYTRGDSVEVLPKGEIGIVVRPADQTGNVLVQVKREKRLVNQKRLKLKVRASELYPEDYDFSIVFDSVENRKARHQMERKYVGNMEVRAEE from the coding sequence ATGAACGGAACATTTGAAGCATATAAGACAGTTGCATTTGATATCATAAGAGAACAGCTGGCAGACCTTGCCAATTCAGCAGAGGCCAGGGAGATGGCCAGGGGGCTTGTGCCCTGCATGGAAGAGGGGGAACTGCGAAGAAGCATGAGAGACACCACCCAGGCCAGGCAGATGCTAGAGCTGGCGGGCACGCCTCCTATGCCGGCCATGGAACATACGGCGGAGTTTGTGGCCCGGTCTGTCCGCGGCGAGCTGCTTACGCCGGAGGAGATGGAGGAAATCGGCATGTTCCTGGCTGCGGTCAGGCGGGTCAGGTCATATCTGGACAAGGGAATGTCCTATGGCATTCCGCTGTCCTGCTATGGGGAAAACCTCAGGCTTATGACGGAGCTGAAGGAGGAAATCGAGGGAGCTATCCGCCATGGCAGGGTGGACGACCGCGCGTCCAATACACTCCGGGATATCCGCCGGGACCTGCAGCTTCTGGAAGAAAAAATCAAGGATAAGGCGGAAGCCCTTTTAAAATCACAGAAAAAGTTTATGGCGGAATCCTTTCTGGTTACCAGGAACGGACGGCTGTGCCTGCCGGTTAAAAAGGAGTATAAATCTAAAATACCGGGCAGTACCATAGACCGGTCCTCCAGCGGCTCTACGGTATTTATAGAGCCGGAAACCATTGCCAGGATGCAGGATGAGATAGAGGGACTCAGGATTGAGGAGGACTGCGAGGAGAGGCGTATCCTGTACACGCTTATGGACAGGATTGCCATGGAGGAGGACGGATTTAAGGAGAACCTGGCTCTGCTGGCAAAACTGGATTTTGTGTTTGCCAAGGGAAAGCTCAGCGCGCAGATGGACGCCAGGGAACCGGCCGTCAATACCCAGGGCATCATATGCCTGAAGGAAGCCAGGCATCCCCTGCTGCCGGGGGATTCCAATGTGCCCCTGGATTTTAAGCTGGGGGGAGAAACACGGGGAATGGTAATCACAGGCCCCAATACAGGAGGGAAAACCGTTGCCATCAAAACCGTGGGACTGTTTGTGCTCATGGCATGTTCCGGCCTGCACCTGCCCTGCCGGGAGGCGGACATCGCCATGCGCAACCTGGTATTATGCGATATTGGGGACGGTCAGGATATTCTGGATAACCTTTCTACATTTTCAGCCCATATCACCAATGTGCTGGAGATATTAAAGCGGGCCACCGGGGAGAGTCTGGTGATTCTGGATGAACTGGGATCCGGCACGGATCCGGCTGAGGGAATGGGGATTGCCATTGCCATACTGGAGCAGCTGAGGCTTCGGGGATGCCTTTACCTGGTCACCACCCATTATCCGGAGGTTAAGACATATGCGGGCCGCCATGCAGAACTCATCAGCGCCAGAATGGCCTTTGACCGGGAAAACCTGCGTCCCCTATACAGACTGGAGATGGGAAAGACCGGGGACAGCTGCGCTCTCTATATTGCAAAGAGGCTGGGCATGCCGGAGGATATGATTCGGACAGCCGCCTCTGAGGCTTACGGAGACGGGGGAGAGCTGGAGAAGCCGCTGGAAAAGACCAGGGAGAAAACACTGTATAAGACCAGAGAAAAACCGCAGGAAAGGTCTCAGGAAAAACCGCTGGAAAAATCACCGGGAAGACAATGGCCGGGAGGGCTGGAGCGGATTTTGGTTCCCTGCATTGTCCCCATAAAGAGAAAACCGGCTGCCGCAGGCCCGGAGGAGGGGTATACCAGAGGCGACAGTGTAGAGGTCCTTCCAAAGGGGGAGATTGGCATTGTTGTGAGGCCGGCGGATCAGACCGGAAATGTCCTTGTCCAGGTAAAGCGCGAAAAACGCCTGGTAAACCAGAAACGTCTGAAACTAAAGGTGAGAGCCAGTGAGCTGTACCCTGAGGATTATGATTTTTCCATCGTGTTTGACAGCGTGGAGAACCGCAAAGCCAGACATCAGATGGAGCGAAAATATGTGGGAAACATGGAGGTGCGGGCGGAAGAATAG
- a CDS encoding helix-turn-helix domain-containing protein codes for MEEHEKALISRQFIEVMLKVPVILCPGRIEAIETSIKEYFPDFIKNSFPFFITRSMAESLQTGTLYHITDFINLHFNLFLYGGGTQLLIAGPYLSHPADTAFCEQILQDNGKNLSLLVPFSQFCLSLPVVGSSQMLEVMRTAMRVITGTDREIPYLHYEPQRHYTQEISNLSAEGVDEASMELLEHRYYYEKLLLQEVAQGSQDLALKYYRQFSQESRSIVRTEDPLRTAKNLGFSLNTMLRKSAETTGIHPVYLDIISSNFAMLIENANSIREAEECKSQMISAYCRFVRKNRLDQYSPLVRKAVTYIRIHLADQLTLAGIAKGIRVSPSYLSRLFNRETGDSVSNFITKARVEKAAGLLSFSGMSIQNIAFYVGFGDLNYFSRCFKKYKKMTPTEYRASSSIGV; via the coding sequence ATGGAAGAACATGAAAAAGCGCTCATATCCAGGCAATTTATAGAGGTCATGCTGAAGGTCCCTGTCATCCTGTGTCCCGGGCGAATAGAAGCCATCGAAACCAGCATCAAAGAATACTTTCCGGATTTCATCAAAAACAGCTTCCCCTTTTTCATAACCCGTTCCATGGCGGAGTCCTTACAGACGGGAACCCTGTATCACATAACGGATTTTATAAATCTTCATTTTAACCTGTTCCTGTATGGCGGGGGGACTCAGCTTCTCATCGCCGGTCCCTATCTCTCCCATCCGGCAGATACTGCCTTTTGCGAGCAAATTCTCCAGGATAACGGAAAAAATCTGTCCCTGCTTGTCCCCTTCAGCCAGTTCTGCCTTAGCCTGCCCGTAGTAGGCAGCTCTCAGATGCTGGAAGTGATGCGGACCGCCATGAGGGTCATTACCGGCACGGACCGGGAAATTCCCTATCTCCACTATGAACCGCAGAGACATTACACCCAGGAGATATCAAACCTGTCGGCCGAGGGTGTGGACGAGGCATCCATGGAACTTCTGGAACACCGGTACTATTATGAAAAGCTGCTCTTGCAGGAGGTCGCCCAGGGCAGCCAGGATCTGGCTCTTAAGTATTACAGGCAGTTCTCACAGGAGAGCCGGTCCATTGTCCGTACAGAGGACCCGCTACGCACGGCAAAGAACCTGGGTTTTTCCCTGAATACCATGCTCCGCAAAAGCGCTGAGACCACCGGCATCCATCCTGTGTATCTGGACATCATCTCCTCCAACTTTGCCATGCTCATTGAAAATGCCAACAGCATACGGGAAGCAGAGGAATGTAAATCCCAGATGATAAGCGCCTACTGCCGCTTTGTCCGTAAAAACCGTCTGGACCAGTACTCTCCCCTGGTCCGCAAGGCCGTCACCTACATCCGCATCCACCTGGCTGACCAGCTCACTCTTGCAGGGATTGCAAAGGGCATCCGTGTAAGCCCCTCCTATCTCTCCCGCCTGTTTAACCGGGAGACGGGGGACTCTGTATCCAACTTTATCACTAAAGCCAGGGTGGAAAAGGCTGCCGGACTTCTCTCATTTTCCGGCATGTCTATCCAGAACATTGCGTTTTATGTGGGGTTTGGGGATTTGAATTACTTCAGCAGATGCTTTAAGAAATATAAAAAGATGACGCCCACTGAGTACAGGGCGTCATCCTCCATCGGGGTGTAG